From a single uncultured Flavobacterium sp. genomic region:
- a CDS encoding TonB-dependent receptor, producing MKIKITLFTAFLFCQISFAQEKQKDSISANELSEVKVVTGTRTERVLSSLPLPMTIITSEAIAKTGVTRLNEILNEQTGIILIPDKSGFEGIQMQGLDAAYTMILIDGVPLVGRSSGVLDLSRVSVGNIERIEIVKGASSALYGSEAMGGVINVITKKPKGDIFSGSLSYRYATFNTSDANANLLWKKKKFSANLFADYYSSDGYDLDKSTPLKNVERFYNTTIQPKLYYDFSENLKLIASNRFYNQNMNNVAIIDSQNYKGDAKENEWNSQVKLEHKWNSKIYSEYELYVTNYKNNAFLNDENNKLFEDNFYNQWLFRPEVRTTFSIKNSKLTTGVGLNYETLDRTYFDKNVKFTSQYVFAQYDYNPTEKLNILAGLRYDNHSEYASQLSPKLAINYKFNNKFSLKGSVGYGYKAPDFRQLFFDFTNPSVGYTVLGYNVAEARLNQLEEQGQLLTRTPGINFDKPLEAESSVNFNFGAFYKKNKLKIEVNAFYNSIHNLIDTRAVAQKKNGQSVFSYFNISQIFTYGLEYNSTYNFTKDFSISLGYQYLIAKDKSVLDNFENYQYIRDSQLQTIQINKSDYFGLYNRSKHTANIKFAYTIPKIKTDINLRVFYRSKYGLFDTNGNQILDKYDNFVGDYFITNLSISKTIADKFILQAGANNLLDFTAPNQIDNISGRQIFARIQYNF from the coding sequence ATGAAAATAAAAATTACTCTTTTTACAGCTTTCCTTTTTTGTCAAATTTCTTTTGCTCAGGAGAAACAAAAAGATAGTATTAGTGCAAATGAATTATCAGAAGTGAAAGTTGTTACAGGAACAAGAACAGAGAGAGTACTTTCGTCATTACCGCTACCGATGACAATTATCACATCTGAAGCAATTGCTAAAACTGGAGTTACAAGATTGAATGAGATTCTAAATGAACAAACGGGAATTATTTTGATTCCGGATAAAAGCGGTTTCGAAGGCATTCAGATGCAAGGTCTCGATGCAGCATACACTATGATTCTTATTGATGGAGTTCCGCTTGTTGGGAGAAGCTCAGGAGTTTTAGATCTATCAAGAGTTTCTGTTGGAAATATTGAAAGAATTGAAATTGTAAAAGGAGCATCATCAGCATTATATGGTTCAGAAGCTATGGGTGGTGTGATTAATGTAATTACTAAAAAACCTAAAGGAGATATATTTTCAGGAAGTCTATCATATCGATATGCAACATTCAATACCAGCGATGCTAATGCAAATCTTCTTTGGAAAAAAAAGAAGTTTTCTGCCAATCTATTTGCCGACTATTATTCATCTGACGGATATGATTTGGATAAAAGTACACCTTTAAAAAATGTAGAGAGATTTTATAATACCACAATTCAGCCTAAATTATATTATGATTTTTCAGAAAATCTGAAGTTAATTGCTAGTAATCGTTTCTATAATCAGAACATGAATAATGTTGCTATAATTGATTCTCAAAATTATAAAGGAGATGCAAAAGAAAATGAATGGAATTCGCAAGTTAAATTGGAGCATAAATGGAATTCAAAAATATATTCTGAATATGAGTTGTATGTGACCAACTATAAAAATAATGCGTTTTTAAACGATGAAAATAACAAGCTTTTTGAAGATAATTTTTATAATCAATGGCTTTTTCGACCAGAAGTCAGAACAACTTTCTCAATAAAAAACAGCAAACTAACAACGGGAGTTGGTTTAAACTACGAAACTTTGGACAGGACATATTTTGATAAGAATGTAAAATTTACTTCTCAGTATGTTTTTGCACAATACGATTACAATCCAACAGAAAAATTGAATATTCTTGCTGGACTTAGGTATGATAATCATAGTGAATACGCATCACAGTTAAGTCCTAAATTAGCAATAAACTATAAGTTTAATAACAAGTTTTCTTTAAAAGGATCAGTTGGATATGGCTATAAAGCGCCAGATTTTCGTCAGTTATTTTTTGATTTCACGAATCCATCAGTAGGATATACAGTTTTAGGATATAATGTTGCCGAAGCACGTTTAAATCAATTAGAAGAACAAGGTCAGCTTTTAACTAGAACACCAGGAATTAATTTTGATAAACCACTAGAAGCAGAAAGTTCTGTGAATTTTAATTTTGGAGCTTTTTACAAGAAAAACAAACTTAAAATAGAAGTAAATGCTTTTTACAATTCGATACATAATTTAATTGATACACGTGCTGTAGCTCAGAAAAAGAATGGTCAAAGTGTTTTTAGCTACTTTAATATTAGTCAAATCTTCACTTATGGTTTAGAGTATAATTCGACTTACAATTTTACCAAAGACTTTTCTATTTCACTTGGGTATCAATATTTAATTGCGAAGGATAAATCTGTTCTTGACAATTTTGAGAACTATCAATATATCCGTGATTCACAATTACAAACGATTCAGATTAATAAATCGGATTATTTTGGTTTGTATAACAGATCAAAACATACAGCTAATATCAAGTTTGCTTACACAATTCCAAAAATAAAAACAGATATTAATTTAAGAGTTTTCTATAGAAGTAAATATGGATTATTCGATACGAATGGAAATCAAATTCTGGACAAATACGACAATTTTGTTGGGGATTATTTCATTACAAATTTATCAATTTCAAAAACCATTGCCGATAAATTTATACTTCAGGCAGGAGCGAATAATTTGCTTGATTTTACAGCACCCAATCAAATTGATAACATTTCAGGAAGACAAATTTTTGCACGAATTCAATACAATTTCTAA
- a CDS encoding HmuY family protein, which produces MKTNFLKLSILALVIFTASCSSDDKDNTTPVVVTTKVSNLAAPQTGGQGQPAGGAFIKFSFSQNKVVTDNSWDVAFRGTTIIVNGGTKIGINEESERTGSGAASIVSGTFASITAFPAASTFVQDADKVYAIPTGSGKGWYSYNSDTHIISPIAGKVFVVKTHDGKYAKFEILSYYKDAPVTPDPATAVSAYYTFNFAYQANSTTTF; this is translated from the coding sequence ATGAAAACAAATTTTTTAAAACTTTCGATTTTAGCACTAGTAATTTTTACTGCATCTTGTAGTAGTGATGATAAAGATAATACAACTCCAGTAGTTGTAACTACAAAAGTATCTAATCTTGCGGCGCCTCAAACTGGCGGTCAAGGACAACCAGCTGGTGGTGCATTTATAAAATTCAGTTTCTCTCAAAACAAAGTTGTAACAGATAATAGTTGGGATGTTGCTTTCCGTGGTACAACAATTATCGTTAACGGAGGAACTAAAATTGGTATTAATGAGGAGTCTGAAAGAACAGGAAGTGGAGCAGCAAGCATTGTTTCTGGCACATTTGCTAGTATAACTGCTTTTCCTGCAGCCAGCACTTTTGTTCAGGATGCTGATAAAGTTTATGCAATTCCTACAGGAAGCGGTAAAGGTTGGTATTCATACAATTCAGATACTCATATTATTTCACCTATTGCAGGAAAAGTATTTGTTGTAAAAACGCATGATGGCAAATATGCAAAATTCGAGATTTTAAGTTATTATAAAGATGCTCCCGTAACTCCAGATCCTGCAACTGCAGTTTCAGCATATTATACTTTTAATTTTGCATACCAGGCTAATAGTACAACAACATTCTAA
- a CDS encoding SGNH/GDSL hydrolase family protein gives MNTKSYFFQSFAIVALAFVAFIGFKQILPDKIFSDSKIDSKNVLIDSMLLESVAKDSLSLKSDSIEDSERRLGEEKIIYDATEGIEFPSETFDNYKGYQYLISFYEKLYQLEKNSQGNVRIAYYGDSMTDGDLIVQDVRGNYQERFGGNGVGFVPITSESSASRGSVKSLYSKNWKTQSYLNVKRPISPFGVNGHVFFANDKANATWVQYEAGLNKNSTSLDNPTLFYGRASKKGNVNFVIGKDTLRKSLVPNNLVNTLKVTSGSIKAFKANFVHADSIPIYGFNFDNGKGVHVDNFSQRGNSGLPISAFDAGVMQAFNSSLKYDLIILHYGTNVLNYGTKNYFWYERGMKKTVNKIKESFPGVSILIISTADKSTKYDLEMKTDSAVVPLMKAQKRYALETESGFVNLYTLMGGDGSMVKWVDESPARANKDYTHFNQRGAKAIGRLLYDQLNKGYEEYKVLRENRQTVADKRKTVKKTNTDSVSVINDSVNE, from the coding sequence GTGAATACAAAATCTTATTTTTTTCAGTCTTTTGCAATCGTAGCTTTAGCGTTTGTAGCGTTTATTGGATTTAAACAAATCTTACCAGATAAAATCTTTTCTGATAGTAAAATTGATTCCAAAAATGTACTAATCGATAGTATGCTTTTAGAATCAGTAGCAAAAGATTCATTATCGTTAAAAAGCGATAGTATCGAGGATAGCGAGCGAAGACTGGGCGAGGAAAAAATCATTTATGATGCCACAGAAGGAATTGAATTTCCATCTGAAACTTTTGATAATTATAAAGGCTATCAATATCTGATTTCCTTTTATGAAAAATTATACCAGCTCGAAAAGAATTCACAAGGCAATGTCAGAATTGCTTATTACGGAGATTCGATGACCGATGGAGATTTAATTGTGCAGGATGTTCGTGGTAATTATCAGGAGCGCTTTGGCGGAAACGGAGTTGGTTTTGTGCCTATAACATCTGAATCTTCTGCTTCCAGAGGTTCTGTAAAATCATTGTATTCTAAGAACTGGAAAACACAATCGTATTTGAATGTCAAGAGACCAATAAGTCCTTTTGGCGTAAACGGACATGTATTCTTTGCTAATGACAAGGCGAACGCAACCTGGGTTCAATACGAAGCGGGATTAAATAAAAACTCAACATCATTAGATAATCCAACATTGTTTTATGGAAGAGCTTCTAAGAAAGGAAATGTGAATTTTGTAATAGGAAAAGATACATTACGAAAAAGCTTAGTTCCGAATAATTTGGTAAATACTTTAAAAGTGACTTCAGGAAGTATAAAAGCTTTCAAGGCAAATTTTGTTCACGCAGATTCAATTCCGATTTACGGATTTAATTTTGATAACGGAAAAGGAGTTCACGTTGATAATTTCTCGCAAAGAGGAAATTCAGGATTGCCAATCTCGGCTTTTGATGCTGGAGTAATGCAAGCTTTCAACAGCAGTTTGAAATACGACTTAATCATCTTGCATTACGGAACCAACGTATTGAATTACGGAACCAAAAATTATTTCTGGTACGAGAGAGGAATGAAAAAAACAGTGAATAAAATAAAAGAATCTTTCCCGGGAGTTTCTATTTTGATTATTTCAACTGCGGATAAATCGACTAAGTATGATCTGGAAATGAAAACAGATTCTGCCGTTGTTCCTTTAATGAAAGCTCAAAAAAGATATGCTTTAGAAACCGAATCCGGATTTGTAAATTTATACACCTTAATGGGCGGAGACGGATCTATGGTAAAATGGGTTGATGAATCTCCGGCGAGAGCCAATAAAGATTATACGCATTTTAATCAACGAGGTGCAAAAGCAATTGGCAGATTATTATATGATCAATTGAATAAAGGATACGAAGAATATAAAGTACTTCGTGAGAATAGACAAACTGTTGCCGATAAACGAAAAACAGTCAAAAAAACAAATACAGACTCCGTTTCTGTAATAAATGACAGCGTAAATGAGTAG
- a CDS encoding GDSL-type esterase/lipase family protein, giving the protein MSRLLVMFCCLFFSTNDKPKTTDSHPIAKTMIHKVDSVAIEPFSDHEIYNAKVLESFFEKLKENEKNNNKKINIVHIGDSHIQGDLMTNEIRKNLQQKFGNAGRGLVFPYQLAKTNGSYNERFRSNRTWESYRNIHPVKNVPIGLSGIGLWRDSGGFVMELNIKDPVYKFNTIRIVTPQNQRMFDLATSSQTNFIQSTERKVITHKIKKGEAISTIADKYNISVAEIKRNNHLKSDNIRAGRVLKIQTNETKPKAIKNSSFVSLDLESDSFSHYYNSDKALDKIYLIPNKDAKKYELNGIVLEKDSPGLIYSSIGVNGAKFSDYTKYPLFFEQLKALHPDMLVLSLGTNESYDHMEAPAYIEQIRQFIKKVREQNINVPIIISTPAPSLLKGRRTNTYIFDYARSIIQIAETDNIAVWDLYDEFGGMHGINQLKTQGLIGPDWVHYSKNGYEKQGNLFTQAFLSAYNNFKLKN; this is encoded by the coding sequence ATGAGTAGACTTCTAGTTATGTTTTGTTGTCTTTTTTTCTCAACAAACGATAAACCAAAAACGACAGATTCACATCCAATAGCAAAAACTATGATTCACAAAGTCGATTCAGTAGCAATTGAACCTTTTTCTGATCATGAGATTTATAATGCGAAAGTATTAGAAAGTTTTTTTGAGAAATTAAAGGAAAATGAAAAGAACAATAATAAAAAGATAAATATTGTTCATATTGGAGATTCTCATATTCAGGGTGATTTAATGACCAATGAAATCAGAAAGAATTTACAACAGAAATTTGGAAATGCGGGTCGAGGTTTAGTTTTTCCTTATCAATTAGCCAAAACAAATGGTTCTTATAACGAGCGTTTTCGTTCAAACAGAACTTGGGAAAGTTACCGAAATATTCATCCCGTGAAAAATGTTCCTATAGGTTTAAGCGGAATTGGGCTTTGGAGAGACAGTGGAGGATTTGTGATGGAATTAAATATAAAAGATCCGGTTTATAAGTTTAATACAATTCGTATTGTAACGCCACAAAACCAGAGAATGTTTGATTTGGCAACATCATCGCAAACCAATTTTATTCAGTCCACAGAGCGAAAAGTAATTACGCATAAAATTAAAAAAGGAGAAGCGATATCGACTATTGCCGATAAATACAATATTTCAGTTGCCGAAATCAAAAGAAACAATCACCTAAAGTCAGATAATATTCGCGCAGGAAGAGTATTGAAAATTCAGACAAACGAAACAAAACCCAAAGCAATCAAGAATTCGTCGTTTGTTTCTTTAGATTTAGAGTCAGATTCCTTTAGTCATTATTACAATTCGGATAAAGCATTAGATAAAATTTATTTGATTCCGAATAAAGACGCTAAAAAATATGAACTAAACGGAATTGTTCTCGAGAAGGATTCACCGGGTTTAATTTACAGCAGTATTGGAGTTAATGGCGCTAAGTTTTCGGATTATACTAAATATCCTTTGTTCTTTGAGCAGTTAAAAGCATTACATCCTGATATGTTGGTTCTTTCTTTAGGAACAAATGAAAGCTACGATCATATGGAAGCTCCAGCTTATATTGAACAGATTCGTCAGTTTATTAAGAAAGTCAGAGAACAAAATATAAACGTTCCGATAATTATTAGTACTCCGGCGCCTTCTTTGCTTAAAGGAAGAAGAACCAATACTTACATATTCGATTATGCCAGAAGTATAATTCAAATTGCCGAAACGGATAATATTGCCGTTTGGGATTTATATGATGAATTTGGCGGAATGCATGGAATAAATCAATTAAAAACTCAAGGATTAATAGGACCGGATTGGGTTCATTATTCTAAAAACGGATACGAAAAACAAGGAAATTTGTTTACACAGGCATTTTTAAGCGCATACAATAATTTTAAATTAAAGAATTAA
- a CDS encoding MBOAT family O-acyltransferase — protein MITIDSINDWFVQNFGAITLEQAKSWFIYNPEEKLLFNTGLFLGLFLVFYFVYAFLRKTFYLRLTYVILFSLFFYYKSSGIYFLLLLLSSVVDYSLSQIIYRAAKNSTKKIYLVISVILNLGLLGYFKYMNFMIVTFNDMFHGNYQLHDVFLPVGISFYTFQSMSYIIEIYREEIKPTKNYIEYLFFVSFFPQLVAGPIVRAKDFLPQIYQKLNLTKQDVNNALFLIIGGLIKKTVISNYISINFVDRVFDTPMNYTSFENLMASYGYAIQIYCDFSGYSDMAIGIALLLGFKLPTNFRTPYKSTSITDFWRRWHISLSTWLKDFLYISIGGNREGTFAGYLFPSLFFFGLLVWGVTNLSVSYIPLSIAVGALVIFCLTFLLSKKKNQTLVTNFNLFTTMLLGGLWHGAGAQFIVWGALHGLALAVHKIFIEFFPPKKEGKSSGFLWKFFSIVMTFHFVVFCWIFFRARDFETAIQVINNIGQLTFEPEHWKVIILGYKNVFLLMLFGYVWHFLPEGITDKMKFVFDNTPLLLKAVTLGFVYWVVYATAVAGSQPFIYFQF, from the coding sequence TTGATTACAATTGATAGCATAAATGATTGGTTTGTTCAAAATTTTGGTGCAATTACTTTAGAACAAGCTAAAAGTTGGTTTATATACAATCCTGAGGAAAAATTGTTGTTTAATACAGGTTTATTCTTAGGACTGTTTTTGGTTTTTTATTTTGTGTATGCTTTTTTACGCAAGACATTTTATTTGAGATTAACGTATGTTATTCTGTTCTCGCTTTTCTTTTATTATAAGTCAAGCGGAATTTACTTTTTACTTTTATTGCTTTCCTCTGTTGTAGATTATAGTTTGAGCCAGATTATTTACAGAGCGGCAAAAAACAGCACAAAGAAAATTTATCTTGTAATAAGTGTAATCCTGAATTTAGGATTGCTTGGGTATTTCAAGTACATGAATTTTATGATTGTTACTTTCAATGATATGTTTCATGGTAATTATCAGCTTCATGATGTTTTTCTTCCTGTCGGAATTTCGTTTTATACCTTTCAATCGATGAGTTATATCATTGAAATTTATCGTGAAGAGATTAAACCAACAAAAAACTACATCGAATACTTATTTTTCGTTTCGTTTTTCCCGCAATTAGTAGCCGGACCAATTGTTCGTGCAAAAGATTTCTTACCACAGATTTACCAAAAATTAAATTTAACAAAGCAAGATGTAAACAATGCATTGTTTCTTATTATTGGCGGATTAATCAAAAAAACAGTAATCTCAAATTATATCTCTATAAACTTCGTTGATCGTGTTTTTGATACACCAATGAATTATACATCATTCGAAAATTTAATGGCATCTTACGGATATGCCATTCAAATTTATTGTGACTTTTCAGGATATTCAGATATGGCAATCGGGATCGCTTTGTTATTAGGATTCAAATTACCAACCAACTTTAGAACGCCATATAAATCAACTTCTATAACAGATTTCTGGAGAAGATGGCACATTTCGCTTTCGACCTGGTTGAAAGATTTCCTGTATATTTCTATTGGAGGAAACAGAGAAGGAACATTTGCCGGATATTTATTTCCGAGTTTATTTTTCTTCGGATTATTAGTTTGGGGAGTTACAAATTTAAGCGTGAGTTATATTCCGTTAAGTATTGCAGTTGGAGCGCTTGTTATTTTCTGTTTGACATTTTTACTTTCTAAGAAAAAAAATCAAACACTGGTAACCAATTTCAATTTGTTTACCACAATGCTTTTAGGCGGATTATGGCATGGCGCAGGAGCGCAGTTTATTGTTTGGGGAGCATTGCACGGATTAGCATTGGCGGTTCATAAAATATTTATAGAATTTTTTCCTCCAAAAAAAGAAGGCAAAAGTTCTGGTTTTTTATGGAAATTCTTTTCAATCGTAATGACGTTTCATTTTGTAGTTTTCTGCTGGATCTTTTTCCGTGCCAGAGATTTCGAAACAGCTATACAGGTAATCAACAACATTGGTCAGTTAACTTTCGAGCCGGAACATTGGAAAGTAATTATATTAGGATATAAAAATGTGTTTTTATTGATGCTTTTCGGATATGTTTGGCACTTTTTACCGGAAGGTATTACAGATAAAATGAAATTCGTTTTCGATAACACCCCATTACTCTTAAAAGCAGTAACTCTGGGCTTTGTTTACTGGGTTGTTTACGCAACAGCCGTTGCAGGTTCGCAACCGTTTATTTATTTTCAATTCTAA
- the ffh gene encoding signal recognition particle protein: MFDNLSDKLDKAFHILKGHGKITEVNVAETLKEVRRALLDADVNFKIAKDFTAKVKEKAIGQDVLTTLQPGQLLVKLVKDELTELMGGDVAGINLSGNPSIILMSGLQGSGKTTFSGKLANFLKTKKNKKPLLVACDIYRPAAINQLHVVGDQIGVEVYSEPENKNPVEIAQNAIKHAKANGFNVVIVDTAGRLAVDQEMMDEIARVHKAIQPQETLFVVDSMTGQDAVNTAKAFNDILNFDGVILTKLDGDTRGGAAISIKSVVNKPIKFVGTGEKMEAIDVFYPDRMAERILGMGDVVSLVERAQEQFDEEEARKLQKKIAKNEFGFDDFLTQIQQVKKMGNMKDLVGMIPGASKAMKDVEIEDDAFKHIEAIIHSMTPIERSKPAIIDVKRKARIAKGSGTKVEQVNQLMKQFDQMSKMMKMMQGPGGKNLMKMMGGMKGMPGGMPR; this comes from the coding sequence ATGTTTGATAATTTAAGTGATAAGTTAGATAAAGCGTTCCATATATTAAAAGGACACGGTAAAATTACAGAAGTAAACGTTGCCGAAACCTTAAAAGAAGTTCGTCGTGCCTTACTTGATGCCGATGTTAACTTTAAAATTGCTAAAGATTTTACTGCTAAAGTAAAAGAAAAAGCGATTGGTCAGGACGTTTTAACAACACTTCAACCAGGACAATTATTGGTGAAGTTAGTAAAAGACGAACTAACCGAATTGATGGGTGGAGATGTTGCAGGAATCAATCTTTCCGGTAATCCAAGCATTATCTTAATGTCAGGATTGCAAGGTTCTGGTAAAACAACTTTCTCAGGAAAACTTGCCAATTTTTTAAAGACTAAGAAAAATAAAAAACCACTTCTTGTAGCTTGTGATATCTACCGTCCTGCGGCGATTAATCAGTTGCATGTTGTTGGAGATCAAATAGGTGTTGAGGTTTACTCAGAGCCAGAGAATAAAAATCCTGTAGAAATTGCTCAAAACGCAATCAAACACGCAAAAGCAAATGGTTTCAACGTAGTTATTGTCGATACTGCAGGTCGTTTGGCAGTAGATCAGGAAATGATGGATGAAATTGCACGTGTTCACAAAGCAATTCAACCACAGGAAACATTGTTCGTTGTAGACTCTATGACAGGACAAGACGCTGTAAATACAGCAAAAGCTTTCAACGATATCTTAAACTTTGATGGAGTTATTTTAACGAAATTAGATGGTGATACTCGTGGTGGAGCAGCAATTTCGATTAAATCTGTTGTAAACAAACCAATCAAATTTGTGGGTACAGGCGAGAAGATGGAAGCAATTGATGTTTTCTATCCAGATCGTATGGCTGAGCGTATTCTTGGTATGGGAGACGTTGTGTCGCTTGTAGAAAGAGCTCAGGAACAATTTGATGAAGAAGAAGCCAGAAAACTTCAAAAGAAAATCGCTAAAAATGAATTTGGTTTTGATGATTTCTTGACGCAAATTCAGCAAGTAAAGAAAATGGGGAATATGAAAGACTTGGTTGGAATGATACCGGGAGCTTCAAAAGCCATGAAAGATGTAGAAATAGAAGATGATGCTTTTAAACATATAGAAGCAATCATTCACTCAATGACGCCAATCGAAAGAAGTAAACCTGCCATAATCGACGTAAAAAGAAAAGCCAGAATCGCTAAAGGTTCCGGAACGAAAGTCGAGCAAGTAAATCAGTTAATGAAGCAATTCGACCAAATGAGCAAAATGATGAAAATGATGCAAGGTCCGGGCGGAAAAAATCTGATGAAAATGATGGGAGGCATGAAAGGAATGCCAGGCGGAATGCCGAGATAA
- a CDS encoding tetrahydrofolate dehydrogenase/cyclohydrolase catalytic domain-containing protein — protein MQLLDGKKTAEDIKNEIAAEVQSIKNAGGKVPHLAAVIVGTNGASLTYVGSKVKSCQQIGFDSTLVSLPETITEAELLDKIKELNEDDNLDGFIVQLPLPKHIDEQKILMAIDPDKDVDGFHPTNFGKMALEMESFIPATPFGIMQLLERYNVETAGKHTVVIGRSHIVGRPMSILMSRKGNPGDSTVTLTHSRTKNIEEFTKNADIIITALGVPNYLKADMVKDGVVVIDVGITRVDDASNPKGYVITGDVDFDGVSKKSSFITPVPGGVGPMTIAMLLKNTLLARKMRSAKK, from the coding sequence ATGCAACTACTAGACGGTAAAAAAACAGCTGAAGACATTAAAAACGAAATCGCAGCGGAAGTTCAATCAATAAAAAATGCTGGAGGAAAAGTACCTCATTTGGCAGCAGTAATTGTTGGGACAAACGGAGCGAGTTTAACTTACGTAGGAAGTAAAGTAAAATCTTGTCAACAAATTGGTTTTGATTCAACTTTAGTAAGTTTGCCTGAAACGATTACAGAAGCCGAGTTGCTGGATAAAATTAAAGAACTAAATGAAGATGACAATCTGGACGGTTTTATCGTGCAGTTGCCATTGCCAAAACACATTGATGAGCAAAAGATTTTAATGGCAATTGATCCCGATAAAGATGTTGATGGTTTTCACCCAACAAACTTCGGAAAAATGGCATTAGAAATGGAAAGTTTCATTCCTGCAACACCATTCGGAATCATGCAGTTGTTAGAACGTTATAATGTAGAAACTGCCGGAAAACATACTGTTGTAATTGGCAGAAGCCACATTGTAGGTCGTCCAATGAGTATTTTAATGAGCCGCAAAGGAAATCCTGGAGATTCAACGGTTACATTAACGCATAGCAGAACTAAAAATATCGAAGAATTTACTAAAAACGCAGACATCATTATCACGGCATTAGGAGTTCCAAATTACTTAAAAGCTGATATGGTAAAAGACGGAGTTGTAGTTATCGACGTTGGAATTACAAGAGTTGACGATGCATCAAACCCAAAAGGATACGTTATTACCGGTGACGTTGATTTTGACGGAGTAAGCAAGAAATCATCTTTTATCACGCCAGTTCCTGGTGGAGTAGGACCAATGACAATTGCAATGTTGCTTAAAAACACGCTTTTAGCAAGAAAAATGAGAAGCGCTAAAAAATAA